Genomic DNA from Cucurbita pepo subsp. pepo cultivar mu-cu-16 chromosome LG13, ASM280686v2, whole genome shotgun sequence:
TGTgtaacattaatttaaattcacCCTAGCTGTGAGTGAGTAAAGTGGGTAAAAGGCTGAAGCTATATAAAGGGGAGGGGAGGTGTTGTGGAAACCCACCAATCCATTCCTTAGGATGGGAAAAATGGGATCTTCATGGGCTCCTCTCCTTTTTGGTGCCTTTCTTGCTATCCTTTCACTAAACTTGCCATCTACCACGAGTGCTAATTATGTCTATGCCTCGCCTCCCCCGCCCCCGAAGAAGGTATACTACCCGCCTCCTGTATACCATTCTCCACCACCTCCCAAGAAGTCTTACTATCCACCTCCGGTTTATCACTCTCCGCCACCACCTAAGGTGTACTACCCACCTCCTTTTTATCACTCTCCTCCACCTCCTAAGAAGGTGTATTACCCACCTCCGGTGAAATCGCCGCCACCACCGAAGGTGTACTACCCACCTCCTGTTTACCATTCTCCACCTCCACCTAAGGTGTATTATCCACCTCCTGTCTACCACTCTCCGCCACCTCCTAAGAAGGTGTATTACCCACCTCCTGTTTACCACTCTCCACCACCGCCTAAGAAGGTGTACTATCCACCTCCTGTTTACCactctcctccaccacctaAGAAGGTGTATTACCCACCTCCAGTCTACcattctccaccaccacctaAGAAGGTATACTACCCACCTCCCGTGTATcattctcctccaccaccGAAGAAGGTATACTACCCACCTCCCGTTTATCATTCTCCCCCACCACCAAAGAAGGTATACTACCCACCACCAGTCtactctcctccaccacctaAGAAGGTATACTACCCACCACCAGTCtactctcctccaccacctaAGAAGGTATACTACCCACCACCCGTCtactctcctccaccaccaaaGAAGGTTTACTACCCACCTCCCGTGTACcattctccaccaccaccgaAGAAGGTATACTACCCACCTCCAGTGTACcattctccaccaccaccaaagAAGGTATACTACCCACCACCCGTCTactcaccaccaccacctaAGAAGGTATACTACCCACCTCCCGTCtactctccaccaccaccgAAGAAGGTATACTACCCACCACCCGTCTactcaccaccaccacctaAGAAGGTATACTACCCACCACCAGTATACCACTCTCCACCGCCACCAGTGTACcactctccaccaccacccGTCTATTACTACtcatcaccaccacctccacACTACTAGGAATTAAACGCTCTTTATACCAAGGTAATTTACCCACCAAATCTCATTGTCTTTTTTCCACGTaaataacacaaaattaaaacatgttACTTTCAATCCACATAGAAACGTCACAATAAAACTTTTGTTGCCCTACCACTAAATTTTGGactgttcttcatttattaatttattcatttgttttatttggtgCAGGAAGACGAGAtgagaatatattattaagatGTGGAAGTCAAAATAAGAGTGTTCgttgaaatatttgaagaacAGTGTGAATTTTAGTTTGGTGTTTCTATTTTATCgcaaatatcataattaatggagttttttttttaattaatgtatttcCTTCTAAGACATATTCCCATGTTGTCTTTGTCTCTaccttatttttctcaaaccACACCTTATTAtgctttcttttatgtttacATATCTCAATAAATGCATTCCAACTTTTCTCATCCCAAACTTCCATTTccttctattaaaaaattacgaTTAAGGGTATTATCGTCAAACTGATATAGACTAATACATCGGTACAAGACatgcataaaatttaaaacgttATCAAAGTTTGAAGCCTAATTGAACTATGTGTTAGTTTGAATGTTCCGACGTCTGGTTTAATCGGTATATacaatatcattttcaattgAAAAAGATTGTAAAATAGAGCAGAGATCGACCTATCTCTTGCTATAATAACGCCACCTAACTCGTGTTTGCTTTTCGAAGCGTTGCCCGTGACTCAACATGCATAGTTGTACCTTCCCCAGCCCTTACTCAACAACTAAGTCAATAGGTTAGCAAAATGTTCCTTCTTTCGACATAAATGAAAGTcggttctttttatttttatatggtCAATCCAATCATAAAGGGCCCCATCCACAATAATTGCTATCAACTTTCGGGTCGGTGATTATTCTATGCCAAACACTCGAGCtaaattgtcatttttgaCTTTATATTAACATTCGTTTTTTAATTCGAAATCTAAACTACTTATTTCTTCgtttagaatatatattaataagttattttaatttttattttcttaaaattttctacaTCGGacaaatcatttcaattttattgtgTCAACTTTATTGTGAATGTAGAACGGGTTTAGCCgattttgaaaaatcatcaaTTCTAGTAAAATAGAGAATAAATCCCTAAAATCAACCACAGTTTCACTCACAACGTTAATCATTTTTTGAAGGacaaatctttaaaaatttctaaCAAAAGTTTAGACCTAAAACGATGTCGTGATGATTTAAAATGGGTTGTGatctaaatttttgttcaaaattttaaataatttttattccaaATATAATTGCGGGACGTTCATAAAAGATCGaagataataatatattttttaaacaaaagtaatttaagaatataaaattgaaagtttaataatatgaGGAAAATgcattgtaatttaattatggcATATGAATGGAATCCTTTACAATTTGTTTTTGTCCCAAAAATGATTCTAAAGCTTTTGAATAATATCAAAACAAATGGCAAAGGAATTTTACTTTACGAACCCCACACGTTTTCAAGAAAGTAATATTGTCGTATTTGATGACTTTTATGCTTTGCCCTTTTTAATACTCCTCAAATTCGACACTCTATCATGGGTACACATCTATGCCACTTCGGACATCCTCGAATATAAATACGATCGTCTCATTAAAATATGGATTGTTGTTCACTTTTAGGGTTTTACTTAggttttctattaaaaaataggtCGTTTTTCGATTCAGTACATTCTACGCGTGTTTTTTAATTGAGTTGTATCTGGTTGAGATATATTTTGGACTTAGCCCAGTTACtcaattgtaattttttttttactcaacggattttcttaaataatgaacccaattcaacccaactgTAAAATATTTAGACGGGATTAGATTGTTTGGGTtggttatttaattttttgttttatgaaaaattaaaatgttaatcggtaaaatatatttttgtttagaatAAAGATTTATTACACCATTTCAAtacatgttttgaaaaattacattCTAAcgactttaaaataaataaataaataaattcatttatatgaactcaacccaacctaaatAAGTTATAACTCAACTCAAATTGATGGGTTTAATTGAGTTGATCGGGTCTTTTGAGTCATCCGTTCTCtagaatatttttatcttaaacgaattgatccttttttttttcttttcaattgtatATTATCTCATCTTCCTAAGATACATAAATGTAGATTAAATAACATCAACAAgttttgaattatatatatatacataatttgTATCTATTTTAAAGTACtaaattgtgaaaattttatcGATCTGAATTGTAAGCCGTTGTGATCGTATATATTGATGGGGTATGGTTGAAAAGTGGGGTTAGGTTCACATGCATACATCAAACCTCACTTTGTCCATTtgagaacagagaagaaaaggaaaaaaagggaCGACAGTTGTTGCTATGAAACAACAAGAAGAATCCAAGTGGGATCGATTATATCAAGAACAATAGCAAAAACGCGTTCTAGAATCATTctacaaaattaagaaaaagttGTCTTTGAGatgattttacttttagaGTTTTCAAAAGATTAAAGTAGAcatttgagaaagaaaactTCGAGATgctaattttactttttaggaTTTTCAAAAGATCGAAGTAGACATTAGGAAAAACTTCGAGATgctaattttagtttttagggttttcgaaAGATCAAAGTAGACATTAGGAAAAACTTCATGAtgctaattttatttttcaggaTTTTCAAAATATCGACTAGACATTAGGAAAACTTCGAAATACTAATCTTTGATTGTTTCCTATGAATCTCGAAGTTATGTTTTTCCTCTCTCTTATATCAAATagagttatatattttttgtttatttttattgacaCAAGTGAACTTAGAACATGACTCTACTATCATTGGTTAAGAATGGGAACGAAACATCATTTCTAAGGGTAtaaaaaatctctccttagcgcattttaaaaccttgaagagaaCTCCAGACAAAAAAGcctaaaaatgataatatataCTAACAGTAAGCTTAAACGGTACACAAAAGCAGACGTATATTCAAACTATTTTAATGGTATTGGAGTTGGTTTTCTtggggaagaggaagaacataaactttaattatcttcaaattcaaagagaaGCTTGCACAAACAAGGCTGCAACAGACCAACTAGGCTAATCATATTTTCAAAGAGAAGCTTGGTGGCTTTCCCTTTGGGTTTCCAGAAGACTAATCATAGTCATATAAATCTTGCCCATTTCCCTTGCAAtgtgcagatattgtcttagggaatcatttctattttaataacCTAAAGCTTCATCGACTAAGACagcaaaatttgaataaagttGCAAAAAAGTCTTCAGTTCTTAATCATCTTTGCTTCAAAGGCAAGAATGTGATCCAATTTGGAAACTATCTACTACTTTTCCCTGCTCTTCCtttcaataaagaaaattcctTAATACACAAATTGGTGAATAGTTTTCCCAAAACAAACACGAGATTAAAGTTCCttacaagaacaaaaagaaatcagAAAGAATCCAATTACCTAATAATAATTGTAAGTTTTTGGCAAGCTGATATAAGGCTGCCAATTTTCTATAATGTATGGTATAGCCTCTAAATAAGTGGGGAGAACCAAGAATGTATATGCACCTATGGGCCACTGAACAACTTCAAAGGCTAAAAACAGATAATTTTACTATATTTACTGAAAACATCCTCGTGGCAACAAGTATTTTTGTAATGAGAAcatgctttttcttttctctttttgcaCAGCGCCGCCTCTATACTTCTTTCTCTCCCAGATGTACAATATTTGTGTAACTATATGAAGAACCAGAAGTggtaaacaaaataaatacctCACGGAAAATACAGGATAAAGCCCTGCACTTCTACAGCTACATTAGCTGCCATTAACTGCTGCATAGTTTTCTTCCTATTTTGTACACATCTAAGTACACATGGGATCAGAAAGTTAGAAGGGTATCATGTTGTGTATTGTGCATGAGGTCGTAAAGACAAGAGGGAGGAGGTATACCTGAACTTCTTCGAGCAGATTTTCAAGTTCAACTTTTATCTCAGTAAATGGAGGCCGATTTTCAGGTTCTGCATCCCAACATCGTCGCATCAAATCCAACAATTTGGGGTGAGCATTTTTGGGAAGATCTGGACGCAGTCCCTGAAAACAGATTATGAAGTCTAAGCCTAGAATACTGTATTCTGCCAAGTCGCTAAAGGGGAAATAATACAGCAACCGGAGCATTCTTCTAAATCATCctatttattttgatgttctttatattataaacagCAACCTTCTTCGATTGCCCCCATCTTTCCTTTCACGATCTGTAAATTGAATCTTCTGTTTAGTTTGGTACGNgtctttttttttttttttttttaatcaaactGAGATGCATACAGCAGCTACGTCAAATTTCCCCATTTATCATTGGTACATAGGTGCTCTAtagaagggaagaaagaaatgagtCTTCTCATATATTTCTAGCTTGGAGTGGCAATGGCTAAACTATTATTGAGGAGATGCTCAGTTGGCCTTTTCAGGCAATTTATTGGGGCAAGCTAGCTGATTATTTTATGGAAACAATAGGATTGCTAGAGAGATGGAGAGGTCGTGTGATGAGGTTTGGGAGGTGGTGAGGTTCAACATGGACATGTGTCACTAAGCCTTTTTGTAACTACGACTACCTTtcgtttgattttgttggattgTAGTTCTTTTTTGTAGTTTCTTGGAGTctcatttttttgttgggctggagttttctttttcttttttcttttttcttatttttctcaatggaagTTCAGTTGCTTACCAAAAAATAAGTAATGCACAAAAAATTAGGACATACACAAACCTGTCTTACTCCAAGGGCGGCTTGTAATGGTGTCATGGAATCATACGGAACCTAAGATACCAAAGCTTGGGTTAAAAGAATAACCAAAAGCATAAGAGTAATTATCCTATAACTATTAAGCGATCaacaaaataatgataaagaaATGTTATCATCTTATATACAATATTGCACAGTACTAGCTGCCCTAAAATACAAGcaagcaaaaaaaatataaataaataaggaaatgTAATATTGTAGTCGACTTGAGATGTACCTTTGCTGTTACTAGTTCCCAAAGCACAATCGCAAAACTGAAAATATCTGCTTTCTGATCATATGGCAGATGATTTATTACCTTGAGGTGAAAAGCAAAATCAAAGCAAAAAGATTGAAGTCAAATTGAAATGCTGCCAATACTATAAATTAGGAAATTAAGCAAGTGGCATGGTAATTTGTCAATATCCTCCGACAGATTATCACCTCAGGTGCCATCCATCTGTATGTTCCAGTTTCTGCTGTCATTACTCCTTGACTCTGGTATCGCGCAACTCCAAAATCTGCCACCTTCACAACCTTGAATGCAAAAAAAGTACATGCCTTTTACATGTTAGTAGATTAAAATCCATATTTAGTACAAGCTCATAAAAGCACATCACTACGAGAATACTGGCTTATTTCCTTGGCCTCCATTGATTCTCCATAGGATGAAAGCAAACGAAACTTCTAAATGAGACTCGCTAAATCAACAGGAAGTAattgtgagaagaaaaattataataaagaaCATTATGTGGAAGTGCAATCTACAAAAACAGTTTCCTACTTTCAGCTCTCTTTCTATGTTGGCAGTACTATCTTTTAACAAGAGAATAGACAAATGTACAACTCAGGAAACACATGCAAATCCTGCTACAAAATTCCACACAAGTAATATAAGTGTACAACTGCTTCAACAGTTAAAGAAATGATCAATACAACCAGAGGATCCCAGCAATGTTAACCACTAATACAAAAGTCCATCAGGTTATGTATCTAATTTAGTCCAAAATGCCAATAGAAAGTAACAGTAATATGTGAAGACGCTTTCACATGTATTTCGTATTAGCAACATGACACcagttaatatattttctttttcagtcagCTCAGGACAACAGTGAATGTTAATTGTTGATGGTAGAGTGAATTTGTACATCTCCCGTTCTAAATGATCATATTAGAGCTTAGAGTAATATCTCGTTTACAATAGCTATTTTAGTATGCTtactcctctttctttttccctttatcCAGCGGATGGAATGACTCCTTCCAAACCCCAAAAcaactttcaaatatattttcattctgtTATCTTCCAACACCTAATTCATATAAAACCCGTTTGATATCAAAACAATCGTTTAAGATGCCCACACTACTGTAATCTTACATGTTGAGTGTTCATTAGCAGGTTTGCTGTCTTCAAGTCTCTATGAATAATGTCATTTAAATGTAAGTACTCCATTCCTTCACAAACATCAATAGCAAACTTCAGCAGTTGTGAGAGCTTCAACACGCAATGATTCTTGTGCAAGTAATCATAAAGACTCCCTCCTGGCATATACTCTGCATGAAAcgacaaattttaaaaattttatttgaataatacaGTTAGAACACAAATCCAATAAAACAGAACTACAGAAGAAAGTGAACTTTAAGGACCAATTTCCAATCCAGAACGCGAGCCAAATTAGGCATTTCGGGGGTGAAGTATAAATACAGATGGAGCTACAAAAATGCAATAAAATTTCCCTACATTAGTACTATTGCAACAAAACTACCACCCACCCCTCTGTATTTCTTTGCTTCAAGACTAACGCAAAGCACTATAATATCCTCCGGATACTACGGTGAATGCAAATGCCAATGTTGAGTTACTAACGCTTCttataatgaaatttaaaccTTGTGAAGATACTATGTTCATcctaaaacaaaaggaaactTTTATTGCCttttcaaaaaggaaaaaaaaaaaaaaaaaccataaaattgGTAGTTTTATCTATTGGCCAAAACTAATGTCAGGCAAATTTCAGACAGCCAACTTAGTCTCCAAGGACATAACTATTTGTCGTAACAAAGTTGACCTCCATCAAAACCTTTCACTAGAACATGAAGTTAGGAGAGCTTCGCTTGAATCTTCTGATTGGAGCAGTATTGCGCTTTTTAGCATGCAACTCTTGTAAGAAGCAGGCAAACATCTATCAATATATACATGTAAAACTACAGAAGAAGATCGTACAAGAAACTAaccaaaattgatgaaaaaagaggaaataaaaaattaaaagaaggaaCAATAGAGCAGAGATTTCCGTACCTGTTACAATACACAAATGTGGAGAGTTTGTACACGCACCTATAAAACGAACTACATTTTTGTGCTGGACCTTCCTGCATTTCAGATTAATTAAGATCCCTTCACAAAGGATGTATGGCGGTAGATACACcaataataaattgattaaaaaatataactcCCAAAATATCCCTTCATAAATGTTGAAATAAAAGGAAACTATTATCGAGGGATCAGGGAAAATGTGGAGTGGGAAACATCAAAACAGTTCGAcgaatttgaagattttgaatctGCAGCTACTAAACAATGTTACTGTCTGCCAGAAGATCCTTTAGATACGAAtgtatttaattcttttacaATGTTTGAACGCAAGGAATTTTATGAACATCATATttgcaatttctttttcaggaaTGCAgttcatttcaaattcattaattGACCAGTAATTAAAACAACTGAAGGCCCCCTATATGTAAAGTATCCAAACATAATCTCCTCTAGAAATGTCACTTTGTGAAAAATGTGCATCTACCAGCATGTATACTTTCAAGCTGAAACAGTGCACATGTTCTGCATGATTTAACTAAATAAACTATTAAGATGTAGAAGTTCGCAAGAAAATATTAGCCATAAATAAGCAAGAAAAATGACTGCCATCAAGGGACGGTGTCCTCCGGCAGAAATGATCAATGAATTCTTAAATTTACAGTACAATAATTTTGGGACATAACTATCAAAATTACCTGAGAATTGCCACTTCTTGATTGAATTCATCCTCTAAATCATCATTTAGATCTTCAGATCTTAATATCTTGACAGCTACATCATGACCAAGATATAATCCATGATACCTGCAGATGGGAGATGAATAATCCACGGTACAGCTACTATGGAAGATGAATAATCCCTTCTAGAAGCCTNTTCTCCACATTGTCAAAGAAAAGTGAATTTCAGTTCAAACTTACAAATCACCACAAGATCCAGATGCAATTCTTTCACCTATCTTCAGTAACCGTCTATTTATTTCCCAATCTTCTGGTTTTTTCTGGGCGGCTAATGTTTTCTTGACTGCTGGATGAGAATGTGAAGAACCAGACCATGACCCCTGGCATTACATTGAAAGAAGTTACATTATTTCCTTCTtattctctctttcaaaagggaaaaggggTGGAAATCAGGTTTCAAAACAATCTTCTATCACAGGCAATAGAAAAAACACAATTTACCTCATATCTAGCCACTGCTTTTTCCATAGCTTCATACAAACCACCAGTTTCCTGGTCACAAGATCGCCAAGTCAGCAACATTTAGACTCAGCACAGATCATGTCATAAAGCACACATAATACCGATCActcttaaaatattagaaggtTTCTGTTCTGGGacaaaacataatttttttaattaacccATCAGATACCATGTTccatttaaaattgtaagatACAGATGCAAAATGTGAAGAATCTTTGTTAGACGTCATATCCAAAAATCTCATACAGGTTTCAGGTCTTGATTTAAAATAGACATGTTGAAAGATCAGACAATCAGCTGGGCAAGCACTACCACTCTAATCCCAACATTTGAATGCGGATTACTTTTGGGGTGGTTGCTGCATACATGCAACTTAAAAGGCCGACTAAATAACAGAGTAAGAATTCAGAGTAAATCTACAGTTCATCGAACTACAGAACATTTTTTCTTAAGGCCAGAGAGTGAAATAACATGAAGTTGGGAACAAGCAAcgaggaaaaaaagaaggcaATTTTGAGCCAAATAGCAAAGATATATAAGATCTTCCAATCATGCCATATGATAATTGTATATCATCATACAATACCAGTTACAAGGATGGGAATAcgtcaataaaaaataaaataaaaatcaaacaagaacataaaatacaaataacaGTGCAGTAGAAACGGCAAAGTATACATTTAGCATATATCACAATGCTGTACCTCAACAGGCCATCCATCCACGACAAATACATCCAAGGAGTAATCATCAGATGTCGAAAACACATGTGCTTCTCGGATGTTAAGTCCTATATCAGAAAGCAAAGCAGAAAGCTAGGAAAAAAAACTGATAAGGCGTTAGAAAAAACCAGTCTGAATTCTACCACACTGATACTTTCATACCAATGACCAGCTGACATGAGCAAATGACTAGGATAGAAGTTGAATTATTCTCAACACCAAGTATGAGTATTAATCGCCTCATGATAGATTGTTCGTTTACTAATCATCTCTGATAGAAGCTTCTAGCTCTCAATTTGTGTAcacttaattttcaatatcaaTTCCATGCATTAATTGGTGTTTTCTCTGTCAGTTAGAATAACTCTGTGTTTGTGGTCCAACGCTGTCAGGGCCACTTGTTTTTaggaattttttattatacagGAATTGAAGTCGTTCAGCATAGTAAGAAAGGGAACTGTGAAATTTGGCTCACTATATCTTTTTGTTACTTCTTCACGGAGTGTAGGTTTAACTGCTTTTGTGACTATTCCCGTTCCTAtctataataaatatacaCATGGTATTCCCTTCTTATATCACATAGCcccttaaagaaaaaaaagtatattgCCCCCTCAGTTGAACATAAGGACTGCCACTGgtatatttcattctttcaatGAAATGGATTCTTactgaaatattttttttttttttttcatttgccCAAAAGTTCATTCAGACTTGACTTGCTCAAAATATAGTATCATACACCAAAATAATGCAGCCACTAAAACtgataacaaaataataataaactatcAAAAAGTTTCTGCCCTTGTTATAAGTTCTGTTGTTCTTTTAAAGCCATCTTCTAAAGATTGTACCATAAGCTAGTAGGAATGCTAAACACAGTAGAATTCCAGCCTTATATATGTAAATTCCATTAGACAGGAGCATAAGAACAAGACTTCAATGAGCATGCCTGACTAAGAAGTTTTGCCTCGCCAAAAGATTCATGTAAATACAATCACAAAAAATAGAAGACAAAACAGTAATTCCAGCTTACCTGGCTAAGAAGCTTTGGCTTGTCAATCGTTGAAAATATCACTTCATGTATTGGAACATGTGCAATACTGCCCTGCCTGCATTTATTATATAGATAGCCGAAAATAACTACATGTCAAAAATTTGAACCCTGACGAGAGCTACAAGAATTTACAATATGATAAATTCACAGAAATAGTGAATACAAACACGcgtgttaataaaaaaattcctcccacttcaaattaaattatacctTTTGGAAAAATTGTCCTTATAATATCTCTCACCCATGGCCTTTGAGTTCTTTCCAACATCCAAATTTAAGTCCTCAAGCTTGGAACAAGGCTCAAAGTCAATTATATTTCCTTGAGTTCTACAAAGCAATGATTAAGAAATCAATTAACacaaatcaaatatttgaCGAAAGAAAACTAAGATATTGGAAAGAAGGTAGCAAGGAGGGAGAGACCGTTAGCCtaataatgaaaatgcaaTAAGTACAATAATTACCTCTCGTGCGACAGTGGAAGTCTTCTATCAGCTGCTTCATTAGATGAGCCACTTAATAGAATACTATCAATAAAAACGTGATCATCATTGCCATCTGACTTAGTACTTAAGTGCTACAAAATCAACAAGAAAAATGTAGAGCAATAAAACCTCCGACCACTAAACCAAAGCTTAAACAAACAACATACAAactttgtttaataaaaatgaagagtATATTGATAAGAGAGATTTTATACAGGGCTACAGAGATATGAGTAATCATTATGAAATGTTGCACAATAATTGCCTATCTAACTACAACGGACAAAAGAAGAACGAAAATACAAAGGCTTCACAACAACATTTTAAACCATCAACTATCAAATCCAACTATTGTCAACATCCTcgtatcaatttttaaaaatttcctCATTCCTCTTGAACCAAATGGCAATTTGATGCAGTCCCTAGTAATGCGCCATCCTCAGTTTTTTTCCCTCTGATATTAGGAAGTCTTACTTCAGCAGTGGTGGTTATGGCCTCATAATATAGTAATTTCAAATTGTCACCCTCTCTAACTAGTCATGAATAGGAAACTGAATATATCTTTCTCATTCTGCGAgccatttttctaatttttgcCCCAGGTCATATGTTTTCCGCCATATGTTTGGCATTATCACACTCTATGCACAAAACTATAAGAACGTTTAGAACCAAGCAACACTGCCCATTAGTTTCcactaaaaattaaacaaatgaaattgaaaaaataccTCCAGAAAACGAATGTGGTAAACAGGGCACTTCTCAGGATCCTTCGCCAGGGAAAGAAGCTTTTGATGTAACAAAACATCTTCCACCTTCTCCATGTTAATATCAAGTCCATAACTGAcagaataattataaataaccaagaagttaataatttaaagagaATGGAGTAGACCATCCCTACCCGGTGATATAGCCTAAGTAATTTTAACATGTTATACTACTTACATACTCATCAGCCAGTAAGAATTCCATATTTTATCATCTTACAAGAAGCACAATCTAAAATTGATACACGAAATAGGGGATGAAGATGAGGTATCAGCCAAGCCCAAGTCACTGGAATGTAAGTTATAAAAAGAGCTTCCGGTGGTCTTTGATAAGATCAGTAAATTTCTTATCCACATCCAAGATGACACAATAAAACTAGCTAAATTCTAAAGTACGATCAAGTCCTGATCCTAAGATTAGTAAAGTTCTTATGTAAGTTCTTATGTAATTTCTTAAGATTAGTAAATTTCTTATCCAGGCATTTAACCAGGGATATGATAGCAAAGTACCACACTATGTTCTTAAGCTGGAAAGTTCAACCTTACGCCAAACAAGTTTagtcaattcaaaatttaacaaatgtcAACCAATAAGTCAGTTACCTATTTCCTTTCTGAACACGTTTTTGAGGTCTGGCCTAAAttttaagaactaaaaaacGTAATTTAAACGAAAATATTCTTGTTTCCAAACTTGATGACCAATAAtccaaaagtattttttaaagacaAACAATCAATCAAAAAATTATACATGCAGACAGCCAACTAAATTTCAGAAACGGAAAATTAGAAAAGGAACCGTTACCAAACGAACTTTCCCAGCATCAGAAAACAACATATAGATTACGCAGAATCAGTAGGATTATGACAGACGCGTATAAGAAAGAAGAATTCCGAAGAAAA
This window encodes:
- the LOC111809158 gene encoding extensin-1-like; its protein translation is MGKMGSSWAPLLFGAFLAILSLNLPSTTSANYVYASPPPPPKKVYYPPPVYHSPPPPKKSYYPPPVYHSPPPPKVYYPPPFYHSPPPPKKVYYPPPVKSPPPPKVYYPPPVYHSPPPPKVYYPPPVYHSPPPPKKVYYPPPVYHSPPPPKKVYYPPPVYHSPPPPKKVYYPPPVYHSPPPPKKVYYPPPVYHSPPPPKKVYYPPPVYHSPPPPKKVYYPPPVYSPPPPKKVYYPPPVYSPPPPKKVYYPPPVYSPPPPKKVYYPPPVYHSPPPPKKVYYPPPVYHSPPPPKKVYYPPPVYSPPPPKKVYYPPPVYSPPPPKKVYYPPPVYSPPPPKKVYYPPPVYHSPPPPVYHSPPPPVYYYSSPPPPHY